In Oncorhynchus tshawytscha isolate Ot180627B linkage group LG23, Otsh_v2.0, whole genome shotgun sequence, the following proteins share a genomic window:
- the LOC112247814 gene encoding solute carrier family 2, facilitated glucose transporter member 3 isoform X1, whose protein sequence is MENMEAGKKKKGVTCYLLYCITTAVIGSLQFGYNTGVINAPEQKLRRFFQIVSMDRYGEPFSSGTNTMVWSFAVAIFSVGGMVGSLSVGVMVDRFGRRKSMLLANVLALLGGTLMGLSSLCKSFEMVIIGRLVIGVFCGLCTGLTPMYVGELAPTHLRGAFGTLHQLGVVIGILVAQVFGLEFLLGSDSLWPLLLSLTAIPAVVQSIMLPFCPESPRYLLISLNQEEEARKALVRLRGCEDVSDDIQEMKEEGMKMGMEKKVTIPELFRSPAYRQPIIIAIILQLSQQLSGINAVFYYSTGIFDTAGVTQPIYATIGAGVVNTLFTVVSLFLVERAGRRTLHLIGLAGMAVSALLMTISLSLVKTNPSLSYLAIVAVFAFVASFEMGPGPIPWFIVAELFSQGPRPAAMAVAGCSNWTANFLVGLGFPKLEELCGPYVFIIFMIFLIFFIVFTYFKVPETKGRTFDDIAKGFAGTAGAQSPPPEGMVTLPVSPTTEKVPMVEFPTEEKEKKGSSANL, encoded by the exons ATGGAGAATATGGAAGCTGGGAAG aAGAAGAAGGGAGTGACCTGTTACCTCCTCTACTGCATCACTACAGCCGTCATCGGCTCCCTGCAGTTCGGATACAACACAGGAGTCATCAATGCCCCTGAgcag AAACTGCGACGGTTCTTCCAGATTGTGTCTATGGATCGTTATGGAGAACCCTTCTCCTCTGGGACTAACACCATGGTTTGGAGCTTCGCTGTGGCCATCTTCAGTGTGGGGGGCATGGTTGGGTCCTTGTCTGTGGGGGTCATGGTGGACAGGTTTGGGAG gcgGAAGTCCATGCTCCTGGCCAATGTGCTGGCCCTTCTGGGTGGAACTCTGATGGGTCTGTCCAGCCTGTGTAAGTCCTTTGAGATGGTCATCATTGGCAGGCTGGTCATTGGCGTGTTCTGTGGCCTGTGTACGGGACTGACGCCCATGTATGTGGGAGAGCTGGCCCCCACGCACCTCAGGGGGGCCTTCGGCACTCTCCACCAGCTGGGAGTGGTCATTGGCATCCTGGTGGCACAG gTCTTTGGTCTGGAGTTTCTGCTGGGGTCAGACTCCCTGTGGCCCCTCCTGCTGTCCCTGACGGCCATCCCTGCTGTGGTGCAAAGCATCATGTTGCCCTTCTGCCCAGAGAGCCCCCGCTACCTCCTCATCAGCCTAAACCAGGAGGAGGAGGCTCGCAAAG CCCTGGTGCGTCTGCGTGGCTGTGAGGACGTAAGTGATGACATCCAGGAGATGAAGGAAGAAGGGATGAAGATGGGCATGGAGAAGAAGGTCACTATTCCAGAACTCTTCCGCTCGCCAGCCTACCGTCAGCCAATCATCATCGCCATCATCCTGCAGCTCTCCCAGCAGCTCTCTGGCATCAACGCG GTATTCTACTATTCGACAGGTATATTTGACACTGCCGGGGTGACCCAGCCCATCTACGCCACTATAGGAGCTGGGGTGGTCAACACTCTATTCACAGTGGTGTCT CTCTTTCTGGTGGAGAGGGCAGGACGAAGGACCCTGCACCTTATCGGATTGGCTGGAATGGCTGTCAGTGCTCTGCTCATGACCATCTCCCTCTCATTGGTG AAGACCAACCCATCTCTGAGCTACCTGGCCATCGTGGCGGTGTTTGCCTTCGTGGCCAGTTTTGAGATGGGTCCGGGTCCTATCCCATGGTTTATAGTTGCTGAGTTGTTCTCCCAGGGGCCTCGGCCTGCAGCTATGGCCGTTGCCGGCTGCTCCAACTGGACCGCCAACTTCCTGGTCGGGCTGGGCTTCCCCAAACTGGAG gAGCTGTGTGGTCCTTACGTCTTCATCATCTTCATGATCTTCCTCATATTCTTCATCGTCTTCACCTACTTCAAAGTCCCGGAGACCAAGGGGCGGACCTTTGACGACATTGCCAAAGGATTCGCCGGCACT
- the LOC112247814 gene encoding solute carrier family 2, facilitated glucose transporter member 3 isoform X2: MENMEAGKKKGVTCYLLYCITTAVIGSLQFGYNTGVINAPEQKLRRFFQIVSMDRYGEPFSSGTNTMVWSFAVAIFSVGGMVGSLSVGVMVDRFGRRKSMLLANVLALLGGTLMGLSSLCKSFEMVIIGRLVIGVFCGLCTGLTPMYVGELAPTHLRGAFGTLHQLGVVIGILVAQVFGLEFLLGSDSLWPLLLSLTAIPAVVQSIMLPFCPESPRYLLISLNQEEEARKALVRLRGCEDVSDDIQEMKEEGMKMGMEKKVTIPELFRSPAYRQPIIIAIILQLSQQLSGINAVFYYSTGIFDTAGVTQPIYATIGAGVVNTLFTVVSLFLVERAGRRTLHLIGLAGMAVSALLMTISLSLVKTNPSLSYLAIVAVFAFVASFEMGPGPIPWFIVAELFSQGPRPAAMAVAGCSNWTANFLVGLGFPKLEELCGPYVFIIFMIFLIFFIVFTYFKVPETKGRTFDDIAKGFAGTAGAQSPPPEGMVTLPVSPTTEKVPMVEFPTEEKEKKGSSANL, translated from the exons ATGGAGAATATGGAAGCTGGGAAG AAGAAGGGAGTGACCTGTTACCTCCTCTACTGCATCACTACAGCCGTCATCGGCTCCCTGCAGTTCGGATACAACACAGGAGTCATCAATGCCCCTGAgcag AAACTGCGACGGTTCTTCCAGATTGTGTCTATGGATCGTTATGGAGAACCCTTCTCCTCTGGGACTAACACCATGGTTTGGAGCTTCGCTGTGGCCATCTTCAGTGTGGGGGGCATGGTTGGGTCCTTGTCTGTGGGGGTCATGGTGGACAGGTTTGGGAG gcgGAAGTCCATGCTCCTGGCCAATGTGCTGGCCCTTCTGGGTGGAACTCTGATGGGTCTGTCCAGCCTGTGTAAGTCCTTTGAGATGGTCATCATTGGCAGGCTGGTCATTGGCGTGTTCTGTGGCCTGTGTACGGGACTGACGCCCATGTATGTGGGAGAGCTGGCCCCCACGCACCTCAGGGGGGCCTTCGGCACTCTCCACCAGCTGGGAGTGGTCATTGGCATCCTGGTGGCACAG gTCTTTGGTCTGGAGTTTCTGCTGGGGTCAGACTCCCTGTGGCCCCTCCTGCTGTCCCTGACGGCCATCCCTGCTGTGGTGCAAAGCATCATGTTGCCCTTCTGCCCAGAGAGCCCCCGCTACCTCCTCATCAGCCTAAACCAGGAGGAGGAGGCTCGCAAAG CCCTGGTGCGTCTGCGTGGCTGTGAGGACGTAAGTGATGACATCCAGGAGATGAAGGAAGAAGGGATGAAGATGGGCATGGAGAAGAAGGTCACTATTCCAGAACTCTTCCGCTCGCCAGCCTACCGTCAGCCAATCATCATCGCCATCATCCTGCAGCTCTCCCAGCAGCTCTCTGGCATCAACGCG GTATTCTACTATTCGACAGGTATATTTGACACTGCCGGGGTGACCCAGCCCATCTACGCCACTATAGGAGCTGGGGTGGTCAACACTCTATTCACAGTGGTGTCT CTCTTTCTGGTGGAGAGGGCAGGACGAAGGACCCTGCACCTTATCGGATTGGCTGGAATGGCTGTCAGTGCTCTGCTCATGACCATCTCCCTCTCATTGGTG AAGACCAACCCATCTCTGAGCTACCTGGCCATCGTGGCGGTGTTTGCCTTCGTGGCCAGTTTTGAGATGGGTCCGGGTCCTATCCCATGGTTTATAGTTGCTGAGTTGTTCTCCCAGGGGCCTCGGCCTGCAGCTATGGCCGTTGCCGGCTGCTCCAACTGGACCGCCAACTTCCTGGTCGGGCTGGGCTTCCCCAAACTGGAG gAGCTGTGTGGTCCTTACGTCTTCATCATCTTCATGATCTTCCTCATATTCTTCATCGTCTTCACCTACTTCAAAGTCCCGGAGACCAAGGGGCGGACCTTTGACGACATTGCCAAAGGATTCGCCGGCACT